One segment of Anaerolineae bacterium DNA contains the following:
- a CDS encoding response regulator: protein MDGIAILDMVKNIQPSAVVVIMTAYATIEAAIEATRKGAFDYISKPFRKERILMTIDKAMEWQKLTQENIALKKSLQQKKGI from the coding sequence ATGGATGGGATAGCTATCCTTGATATGGTAAAAAACATTCAACCCTCCGCTGTTGTGGTAATCATGACAGCATATGCAACCATTGAAGCTGCAATAGAAGCAACCAGAAAAGGCGCTTTTGACTATATATCCAAGCCGTTCCGTAAAGAACGGATACTTATGACAATTGATAAGGCCATGGAATGGCAAAAGCTCACACAGGAAAATATAGCTCTGAAAAAGTCCCTCCAGCAGAAAAAAGGAATATAA
- a CDS encoding ATP-binding protein, translating to MDLENKLKLNKTALIISWFIAFLCFILTLMMSIQKTCVGANSLFWIQGTGIVALLIGMAGALFYDQWHSRILQNQIAEQSKELKRCDERYRSLVESAEDFIFTVDDSGHFRSLNTFTAAFFGGTPSQFIGQPLSNLFSKEVAEKQLGIIKHVFQVGKTVRDDFMVTTGKHQVLLNANFMPHKDEKGNVRSVLCIAKDITESKKLENQLVNTEKLASMGTLAAGVAHEINNPLGIILGFTDLLLEKCEKNSQGYQDLKTIEHHGLHCKAVVENLLRFARHGEGLYEHCDINESIRNIMDVVKHSLDMNDIELRLSLAPDLPEVKGDLRQMQQVILNLVNNATAAMKNGGILWISSVLDADNEKVFVIVRDNGHGILLEYMDKIFDPFFTTKSEGEGTGLGLSVSHGIVTKYEGTISCESNTASSDNNSKGTTFTITLRIKQD from the coding sequence ATGGATTTAGAAAACAAACTCAAACTAAACAAAACCGCCTTAATTATTTCCTGGTTTATAGCCTTTTTGTGTTTTATTTTAACGCTTATGATGAGCATTCAAAAAACCTGTGTCGGAGCTAACAGCCTGTTCTGGATTCAAGGCACAGGTATTGTTGCTCTACTGATAGGAATGGCCGGAGCTTTATTTTATGATCAATGGCACTCCCGCATCCTTCAAAATCAGATTGCAGAACAATCCAAAGAACTCAAACGATGCGATGAAAGGTACAGGAGCCTGGTAGAGAGTGCTGAAGATTTTATCTTTACAGTTGATGACTCAGGCCATTTCCGATCATTAAATACCTTTACAGCTGCTTTTTTCGGTGGGACTCCTTCCCAATTTATTGGTCAGCCTCTGTCAAACCTTTTTTCAAAAGAAGTTGCCGAAAAACAGCTTGGCATTATTAAGCATGTTTTTCAGGTCGGTAAAACCGTCCGTGATGACTTTATGGTAACAACAGGAAAACATCAGGTTTTGCTTAATGCCAATTTTATGCCTCATAAAGATGAAAAAGGGAATGTGCGATCTGTTCTTTGCATTGCCAAAGATATAACTGAAAGTAAAAAATTAGAAAACCAGCTAGTTAATACCGAAAAACTAGCCTCAATGGGTACCTTAGCCGCGGGGGTTGCACACGAGATTAATAATCCTCTCGGTATTATCCTGGGTTTTACCGATCTTCTCCTGGAAAAATGCGAAAAAAACAGCCAGGGTTATCAAGACCTGAAAACAATTGAACACCACGGCCTTCATTGCAAGGCAGTAGTGGAAAACCTGCTGAGATTTGCTCGTCATGGAGAGGGCCTTTACGAACACTGTGATATCAATGAATCTATCAGAAATATCATGGATGTGGTTAAACACTCATTGGACATGAACGACATTGAGCTTCGATTAAGCCTCGCGCCGGATCTTCCTGAAGTTAAAGGTGATTTACGACAAATGCAGCAGGTAATACTGAACCTGGTTAATAATGCAACGGCTGCAATGAAAAATGGAGGTATCTTGTGGATAAGTTCGGTTCTTGATGCTGATAATGAAAAGGTATTTGTAATTGTCCGCGATAATGGACATGGTATCTTGCTTGAATACATGGATAAAATTTTTGATCCATTTTTTACAACAAAGAGTGAAGGGGAAGGCACGGGGTTAGGTCTATCTGTAAGTCACGGCATTGTAACTAAGTACGAGGGAACTATTTCCTGTGAAAGCAATACAGCCAGCTCAGATAATAACTCAAAAGGAACCACTTTTACCATTACACTCAGAATTAAACAGGACTGA